A stretch of the Vidua chalybeata isolate OUT-0048 chromosome Z, bVidCha1 merged haplotype, whole genome shotgun sequence genome encodes the following:
- the SLC45A2 gene encoding membrane-associated transporter protein isoform X1, whose translation MTLTKESFHGALLPTSGVGKADMDGIREKEEALRQSVMRTGAAVPRRRAVGRLVMHSMAMFGREFCYAVEAAFVTPVLLSVGLPKNLYSLVWLISPVLGFLLQPVVGSASDHCTCSWGRRRPYILGLGIIMLLGMALYLNGDVMISAFIDERDKQRTWAIVITMLGVVLFDFAADFIDGPIKAYLFDVCSHQDKEKGLHYHALFTGLGGALGYLTGAMDWGQTILGYTLASEFQVIFFFAALVFIICLTIHLCSIPEVPLRYENEEAKFLLEVTEHHKYSSIEEEIKNGHLKSTCTEIKAAAKPGKCMVASRTEEKRQMTLKYLLKTLLSMPSHYRCLCVSHLFGWMAFLSNMLFFTDFMGQVVYHGNPYAPHNSTLYLTYKAGVEMGCWGLCINAISSSVYSYLQKVLLPYIGLKGLYFIGYLLFGLGTGLIGLFPNVYSTLALCSLFGVMSSTLYTVPFHLIAEYHREEESLKLQEGEQAGKQGRGKGIDCAALTCMVQLAQIILGVGLGLLVSIAGSAVTVISASTVALVGCCFVAFCIRYVD comes from the exons ATGACCTTAACGAAAGAGAGCTTCCATGGGGCTCTCCTGCCCACCTCTGGAGTGGGCAAGGCTGACATGGATGGCATCAGAGAGAAGGAGGAAGCTCTGAGGCAGTCAGTGATGAGGACTGGAGCAGCGGTGCCAAGGAGGCGAGCAGTGGGAAGGCTGGTCATGCACAGCATGGCAATGTTCGGCCGGGAGTTCTGCTATGCCGTGGAGGCCGCCTTTGTCACACCAGTGCTGCTCAGTGTAGGGCTGCCCAAGAACCTCTACAGCCTCGTGTGGCTCAtcagccctgtcctgggctTCTTGCTGCAGCCCGTGGTAGGTTCAGCCAGTGATCACTGCACCTGTAGCTGGGGCAGGAGGCGACCTTACATTCTGGGTCTGGGCATCATAATGCTGTTAGGCATGGCTTTGTACCTCAATGGGGACGTGATGATCTCAG ctttcATCGATGAGAGAGACAAGCAGCGGACGTGGGCAATAGTCATTACCATGCTGGGAGTAGTACTTTTTGATTTTGCAGCTGATTTTATTGATGGTCCCATCAAAGCATATTTATTTGATGTCTGCTCTCATCAGGATAAAGAGAAGGGTCTGCATTACCACGCCCTCTTTACAG GTTTGGGAGGAGCCCTGGGTTACCTTACAGGTGCTATGGATTGGGGTCAAACTATACTAGGATATACCTTGGCATCAGAATTCCAGGTGATTTTCTTCTTCGCAGCCTTGGTTTTCATAATCTGCCTTACCATACATCTGTGCAGTATTCCCGAAGTCCCACTGAGATATGAAAATGAAGAGGCAAAGTTCTTGTTGGAAGTGACTGAACACCATAAATACAGCTCCATAGAGGAGGAAATTAAGAATGGTCACTTAAAATCAACATGTACTGAAATAAAGGCTGCAGCCAAGCCAGGGAAATGCATGGTTGCATCACGCACAGAG gaaaaaaggCAGATGACCCTTAAATACCTCTTGAAGACACTTTTAAGCATGCCATCCCACTATCGTTGTCTCTGTGTGAGCCATCTCTTTGGATGGATGGCTTTCCTGTCCAACATGCTTTTCTTCACGGATTTCATGGGACAG GTTGTGTACCACGGGAATCCCTACGCACCTCACAATTCCACTCTTTACCTTACCTACAAAGCAGGAGTGGAGATGGGATGCTGGGGACTGTGCATCAATGCAATTTCTTCATCAGTCTATTCTT ACTTGCAGAAAGTCCTTCTGCCATACATAGGATTAAAGGGACTTTATTTCATTGGATACCTACTTTTTGGACTGGGTACTGGATTAATTGGTTTGTTTCCCAATGTCTATTCCACTCTGGCTCTTTGTTCACTCTTCGGAGTCATGTCCAGCACACTGTACACAGTGCCATTCCACCTCATTGCAGAATACCACAGGGAAGAAGAG AGCCTGAAGCTGCAGGAAGGGGAACAAGCAGGGAAGCAGGGGCGAGGGAAGGGCATCGACTGTGCTGCACTGACCTGCATGGTCCAGCTGGCCCAGATCATTCTCGGCGTGGGCCTGGGGCTCCTGGTTAGCATTGCTGGCAGCGCCGTCACCGTGATTTCGGCATCCACGGTGGCGCTGGTCGGCTGCTGCTTCGTGGCTTTCTGCATTCGGTACGTGGACTAG
- the SLC45A2 gene encoding membrane-associated transporter protein isoform X2 has translation MTLTKESFHGALLPTSGVGKADMDGIREKEEALRQSVMRTGAAVPRRRAVGRLVMHSMAMFGREFCYAVEAAFVTPVLLSVGLPKNLYSLVWLISPVLGFLLQPVVGSASDHCTCSWGRRRPYILGLGIIMLLGMALYLNGDVMISAFIDERDKQRTWAIVITMLGVVLFDFAADFIDGPIKAYLFDVCSHQDKEKGLHYHALFTALVFIICLTIHLCSIPEVPLRYENEEAKFLLEVTEHHKYSSIEEEIKNGHLKSTCTEIKAAAKPGKCMVASRTEEKRQMTLKYLLKTLLSMPSHYRCLCVSHLFGWMAFLSNMLFFTDFMGQVVYHGNPYAPHNSTLYLTYKAGVEMGCWGLCINAISSSVYSYLQKVLLPYIGLKGLYFIGYLLFGLGTGLIGLFPNVYSTLALCSLFGVMSSTLYTVPFHLIAEYHREEESLKLQEGEQAGKQGRGKGIDCAALTCMVQLAQIILGVGLGLLVSIAGSAVTVISASTVALVGCCFVAFCIRYVD, from the exons ATGACCTTAACGAAAGAGAGCTTCCATGGGGCTCTCCTGCCCACCTCTGGAGTGGGCAAGGCTGACATGGATGGCATCAGAGAGAAGGAGGAAGCTCTGAGGCAGTCAGTGATGAGGACTGGAGCAGCGGTGCCAAGGAGGCGAGCAGTGGGAAGGCTGGTCATGCACAGCATGGCAATGTTCGGCCGGGAGTTCTGCTATGCCGTGGAGGCCGCCTTTGTCACACCAGTGCTGCTCAGTGTAGGGCTGCCCAAGAACCTCTACAGCCTCGTGTGGCTCAtcagccctgtcctgggctTCTTGCTGCAGCCCGTGGTAGGTTCAGCCAGTGATCACTGCACCTGTAGCTGGGGCAGGAGGCGACCTTACATTCTGGGTCTGGGCATCATAATGCTGTTAGGCATGGCTTTGTACCTCAATGGGGACGTGATGATCTCAG ctttcATCGATGAGAGAGACAAGCAGCGGACGTGGGCAATAGTCATTACCATGCTGGGAGTAGTACTTTTTGATTTTGCAGCTGATTTTATTGATGGTCCCATCAAAGCATATTTATTTGATGTCTGCTCTCATCAGGATAAAGAGAAGGGTCTGCATTACCACGCCCTCTTTACAG CCTTGGTTTTCATAATCTGCCTTACCATACATCTGTGCAGTATTCCCGAAGTCCCACTGAGATATGAAAATGAAGAGGCAAAGTTCTTGTTGGAAGTGACTGAACACCATAAATACAGCTCCATAGAGGAGGAAATTAAGAATGGTCACTTAAAATCAACATGTACTGAAATAAAGGCTGCAGCCAAGCCAGGGAAATGCATGGTTGCATCACGCACAGAG gaaaaaaggCAGATGACCCTTAAATACCTCTTGAAGACACTTTTAAGCATGCCATCCCACTATCGTTGTCTCTGTGTGAGCCATCTCTTTGGATGGATGGCTTTCCTGTCCAACATGCTTTTCTTCACGGATTTCATGGGACAG GTTGTGTACCACGGGAATCCCTACGCACCTCACAATTCCACTCTTTACCTTACCTACAAAGCAGGAGTGGAGATGGGATGCTGGGGACTGTGCATCAATGCAATTTCTTCATCAGTCTATTCTT ACTTGCAGAAAGTCCTTCTGCCATACATAGGATTAAAGGGACTTTATTTCATTGGATACCTACTTTTTGGACTGGGTACTGGATTAATTGGTTTGTTTCCCAATGTCTATTCCACTCTGGCTCTTTGTTCACTCTTCGGAGTCATGTCCAGCACACTGTACACAGTGCCATTCCACCTCATTGCAGAATACCACAGGGAAGAAGAG AGCCTGAAGCTGCAGGAAGGGGAACAAGCAGGGAAGCAGGGGCGAGGGAAGGGCATCGACTGTGCTGCACTGACCTGCATGGTCCAGCTGGCCCAGATCATTCTCGGCGTGGGCCTGGGGCTCCTGGTTAGCATTGCTGGCAGCGCCGTCACCGTGATTTCGGCATCCACGGTGGCGCTGGTCGGCTGCTGCTTCGTGGCTTTCTGCATTCGGTACGTGGACTAG
- the RXFP3 gene encoding relaxin-3 receptor 1 — translation MGEPCERGVCSPAAGIKEGADRESWGAALGFLESAQMDNGSNVSFLQFLKTINLERADGMQGDSSDVVRIVISLVYSVVCALGLVGNLLVLYLMKSKQGWRKSSINLFVTSLAVTDFQFVLTLPFWAVENALDFNWLFGKAMCKIVSYVTAMNMYASVFFLTAMSVARYRSVASALKNQRRGDPLGGCCSAKWLCALIWLSAVLASLPHAIFSTTATVFDDVLCLVKFPEGRGNNAQFWLGLYHIQKVLLGFVVPLVVISLCYLLLVRFISDKHVGRTCSGPSIKRRSKVTRSVSIVVLSFFLCWLPNQALTTWGILIKLNMVHFSNEYFLSQVYLFPISVCLAHSNSCLNPILYCLMRREFRKALKTLLWRITSPSLTTMRPFTDTTKPEKEEQALHAVMPVHPVPAAPRAAAVQAEVAYYPPGVVMYSSRYDLLPASSMEQHC, via the coding sequence ATGGGCGAGCCCTGCGAGCGCGGTGTCTGCTCGCCAGCCGCTGGCATAAAGGAAGGAGCGGACAGGGAGTCCTGGGGCGCGGCGCTGGGTTTCCTGGAGAGCGCTCAGATGGACAACGGGAGCAACGTGTCCTTCTTACAGTTCTTGAAGACCATCAACCTGGAGCGAGCCGATGGGATGCAGGGGGACAGTTCTGACGTGGTGCGGATTGTCATCTCCCTGGTGTACTCCGTGGTGTGTGCCCTGGGACTGGTGGGCAACCTGCTGGTGCTCTACCTGATGAAAAGCAAGCAAGGCTGGAGGAAATCCTCCATCAACCTCTTTGTCACCAGCCTGGCAGTGACTGACTTCCAGTTTGTGCTGACCTTGCCATTCTGGGCAGTGGAGAACGCGCTGGACTTCAACTGGCTCTTTGGCAAGGCAATGTGTAAGATCGTCTCTTATGTGACAGCAATGAATATGTATGCCAGTGTGTTCTTTCTTACTGCCATGAGTGTGGCTCGATACCGCTCTGTGGCTTCAGCCTTGAAGAATCAGCGTCGAGGAGACCCActgggtggctgctgctctgccaagTGGCTTTGTGCACTCATCTGGctgtcagctgtcctggcttcCCTGCCCCATGCCATTTTTTCCACCACTGCCACTGTCTTTGATGATGTTCTCTGTCTTGTCAAGTTCCCAGAGGGCCGAGGCAACAATGCCCAATTCTGGCTGGGTCTGTACCACATCCAGAAGGTGCTGCTGGGCTTCGTGGTGCCACTGGTTGTCATTAGTCTCTGCTACTTGCTTCTGGTGCGCTTCATCAGTGACAAGCACGTAGGCCGCACCTGCAGTGGCCCCAGCATCAAGCGCCGCTCCAAAGTGACTAGGTCAGTGTCCATCGTGGTGCTGTCTTTCTTCTTGTGCTGGCTGCCTAACCAAGCACTTACAACCTGGGGGATACTCATCAAACTCAACATGGTGCACTTCAGTAACGAGTACTTTCTCTCCCAAGTGTACCTCTTCCCCATCAGCGTGTGCCTGGCACACTCCAACAGCTGCCTCAATCCCATCCTCTACTGCCTCATGCGCAGGGAGTTCCGCAAGGCACTGAAGACCCTCCTCTGGAGGATCACCTCACCTTCCCTCACCACCATGCGCCCTTTCACTGACACCACCAAGCCTGAGAAGGAGGAGCAGGCCCTGCATGCCGTGATGCCTGTgcaccctgtccctgctgctccccgtGCTGCAGCCGTCCAGGCAGAGGTGGCCTATTACCCCCCCGGGGTGGTGATGTACAGCAGCCGCTATgacctgctgcctgccagctccatggagcagcactgctga